GCGTGCCATGGCTCCCAGTAATCCCGACTTGTTTTATCAGAAAGGTCCAGTTACGGCAAGTTTAGGAGAAAATATCTATAAACGGGCGCGGAGGGTTGTGTGAATAGTGTTCTTTAACCCCGGCATTCGCAAAATCCAGCTGTGGTCGGATGCTCGGGGGAAGGAATTTGCCGTCCGCCTTTCAAACGACCATGACTTTAAGGCAGTTTCAAATCCTGCTGCAGATTATACCAAGCTGGTTGAAGAAGCGGATTATTTTAGCGACATGGACTATGACTGGAAATACCTCTTGGAACACTGGACTGCCGTGAAAAATGGAAGTGTCAAGCTGTTGGATGACGATGGGCATGGTGGAAAGGAGCCACACCCTGCTGCATTTGACCTGCCCGATGTGGATGATGTTTCTGCAGTCAAGAGACCCAATGTGCGAGGAGCCAAAAGAGAGAAGCCCAAACCCCTTCTGAAGTGTCGGTACTGCATGCTGTCCTACAATTCTGAAAAGGAAAGGCATGAGCACGAGGTGACTTGGCACGCTGAAAAGAGGAAAGAGAATTCGAATCAGCCCAGCTCTGCACCGAATTGATATCGGCCGTCATTTTTCAGCCCCTGCGATTGAACAGCGTGCGCTCTATGCCATCAATATTAGAGCGGCAAATGCTCTGTACTAAATGCAGAGCTCTGTTGCCCCATGGACGATAAGGAGACATTGAGATAGTAAGGCATCACAAGCCGCCAAATGTAACGGTTCATCCGGCAAACGTAGGCCTGCCAAAGTCCGACGTAGATTCACCAGCGTCCGGTTTTTACCGCTTTTAGCCGTATGATGCATTTGCCACCGTGGAAGAGGAGTATGTCACTGTCAGAAAGAGCAAGCTTCTGGAGCTAAAGCAAGCTATGGACGAATACAGACTTCTTCTTGAGAGGCTGAGAAATGACTTGGAGAAGATAAAGGAGATCAGGCAGGAGAACTGACTGCCTTCGTCGTTCCGGTCAGCTCTTCCAGCATCCTGAATATCTTTTTCTGTACGTGTTCGTGCTCCTTTACCGTTCTAGTCAGTCCTTCAAGCGTGCTCTGCTCCCTGTGGGCTATTTTGATTGCCAGCTTCTCGTCAATTATGTAGCCGCACTTGGTACACCTCTTTGCCCCGGCATTCTGTTCGCCGCACCTTGGACATGTCTTGAGGACCAGCCCGTTCTTTTTCCCGCCTTCTGGAAGCAGGCCATGCTCCTTCAGAACGGCTTCTTCCAGGTCGGATTCGCTCAGATGGATGTATACGTCCATCATCTCAGTCCCCTTCTTCCAGTTGCCAAACCTCTTGAGTATCTGGTCAGGGTGCTTCCGTGCAACGTCGGTAAGCTTGGTGTGCCTCAGCAGATAGTTCCAGACCTTTTTCTTTATCCCTGCCTCAGAAGCCGCCTTCTTTACCACTTTGCGGAGGTACCCGTAGCCTATGACCTTGTCAGTAGCAAATGACCACCACAGGGGAGCGTCCAGGTTGTCCTTGAAGGGGTGCTGCTCTATCCAGTCAAGCAGCAGCCGGTACGACAGCAACAGTGGCACCGTCTTTTCGCCAGTCTTGCCTACCGTCGTTACCACGGCGACTTTGTCCTTGAAGAGCACCCCTCCAACTGTCATGTTCAAAAGCTCGCCGGGCCTGAACGCCCCTTCATAAAGGCACATCACCATGGCCCTGTCTCTGCCTGGAAACCTGCTTATCTTCGGTATCGCATCCAGCAAAGCTTCAATCTCTTCGCCTGTAAGAAGGTCCCCTGGCCTTATCTCCCTCTTTCGGCCGTTCTTGACGTACGTTTCCGGCCTTATCCACGATACTTCTGAGACATAGTCTCTCCCATCCTTCTTTTCCCCTATCTCCCCCGCCTTGGCAAAATGAACCAGCCTCTTTAGTGCCTCTGCAAAAGCCCTGTTTGTCTTGCCAGCATATTTATCAGATATTATGCTCCTCACGCAATCTTTGCAGTCGTCTTTGGTCGCATTTTTTAACATCATACTGCGGTTCGCAAACCATTGCATGATAATTGGTAGCCTTGCGGCATAATAGACAACCCTGCCCTTGGATAGTCCGTGGTCGCCAAGTGCGTCCAGAAACTCTGATGCAACTTTACCGTTTCCGGTTGCATCATCATCGTCATCGTCAAACTGCTCTAGCCGCCTCTTGATAGAAAGTATCTTGGCTGTATAGTTGTATATGGAATCGCTGTCCATCCTATTATTAAAAAAGCTCTGAACAGGCTTTAAGGCAGGTATTTGATTTTGTTCATACCGCACCATACTAAGGTAAAAGTGCGGGGGGTGGGATTTGAACCCACGGACCCCTGAGGGACGGGATAACCCATTCTGAGATCTTAAGTCCCGCGTCTCCAAGTTGTTTTTTTCCTATTTGGCCGGGCTCTACAACCCCCGCGCACAGCGCAAAGATGCACCGTCAGTAATTAAATCTTGGCTGTTCCTTCGATACCTTAATCAAACCCTCATGTTTTGTTGAACGTTGAGCCTTGGTAGCTCAGCCTGGTAGAGCGTTACCTTGGTAAGGTAGAGGTCACGGGTCCAAATCCCGTCCAAGGCTTTTTTCTCTATGTCAGAATAGGCAGGGGAGAGAGAGAGAGAGAGAGAGTTTTCAACCTTGAGACTAGCGCGAAGCTCCCGGGTCGATGAATCTAAAAGTTTTCAGTGAATGTTTGCGCGGATTTTGCCTTTCAGTTCCTCGGTTATGTCCTCCGGCCTCATGCCGTGGTCCCTCTGTGCATGCGCCGCAGCCTGTTGCATGATTTCTTGTTCTGAATCGCCTCTTACCACAAAGTCACAGTTGAACCCGACGTCCCTGCATTTCATTTCCATGACACTTTTTACGGACGCGTTCACTTTAAGCATGATCTAACCTATATCCAGTGGATCAGCCAATCTAGAAGATTATAGAATGTCATTCTTGCATCATGAATTTCAATTCCTGGATCTATATCATGCATACACGCACACACGGATGCATGGCGCCTGAACACGGCGGCATTTTATGGGGGGGCGAATTTGGCTGGAAAAGTGCGGAGCAGGCCACATTGTCAAATGCAACAAGAAACGTCCAAAAGCCGTTTAGAGCAGAAGGGCGTCCCAGGATGGCCTACTCCGCAAGTACACTTGTACAAGAGTAGAATATCAGCATTATCTTGCACGGTGGTGCAAACGAGCAGATAACAACGACAACAATAGAACACAGAGAGAGATCGGAAAAATCAGTCAGGGGTCAGGACAGATCGGAACAGGTGTTGATTAGACGGAACGGAATGGACCGGCTGGAGCCTGACCCCGTCGCAGTTCTTGCGGTTTGAAGGGGCTGCAAACTCCCCTTCGAGATCTTTTCGACTTTGTCAATAATAAGAGTATAGCGTACTAAAATTATTTTAGTGCCAGGCAGGCGTCCAGGAGGATTTTGAGGGGTGTTATGTCAGACTCATTTTAATGTAAAAATGCTCCATATAACGCAGATTTTGTAGTCAGAATACTCGTTTTATATAGCGCGTTATGGTCATAGGGCGTTAATAGATTCCGGCAGTGTAATGCGTTGTGCTAGTCAACGGACTGATTGGCAAATTGCTGGATGCCCGTGTGGCTGAAAAACGCGCCGGCGAGATCACTTTTACAAACTCTTTTGGAGGATACATCCTCTGCAGCATAATATCCTCCTGTAATTCCGCAAAGACAAGCACGCTCCAGGGTTGGCGCGAAATTCTGGCAGATTTTGAATCTTCCTTGGCAGATCTATCAGCAGAAGAGGTAGAAGCGACCGTAATGTTGCTAGACTATTACCTGAATCACGCCGAGCCGGCCGTTATTGACGGGCGCTAGCAAGCCAAACAACATATACATACACACACATGGTTTATCTGGTTCAGCTAGTGTTTTTCTTCTATATTCAATCGACCAATAAAGTTACGTGGTTTGCCATGCTTTTGCTTTCAATCAGGATTTAACTTCAAAAATGCTGCGCTTTTTCACTTATTGGGTATTTTTGTGGCCACATTACCTATTAGCGTCACATGTATCATAGTTGCAATGCAGATCAACGGGCTAGTGAGCAAGTTACTAAAGGTCCACGCCATCCAGATGGACAAAGAAGATATCTCATTTAACGCCGGATTCGCGGACATCCTATTCAAAGCCGTAGGCGAGAACAACCCCAAAACGACCGAAAATTGGCGGTCAATCCTGTCTGAGTACCACCCGTTGCTTTTCAGCCTGTCAAGCGAGGAAATATCTGCCGTCCTGATGCTTTTCATTTATTCTACTGTGCACCGCAAAACCGCTGATGCAGGTGTGAGCCGCCTGGTCTAGCACTAATTAATCAATATTATTACTCGCATACAAGCAGATTAGAACGATCCTATTAAGGCTTGCACTCGATGATTTATCTAGATTTTGCACCACATATGGTTAATAATTTCCTGTGAGTCGCCATTATTGGCAATTGTTGTGGGTGGAAAACGGGCTGATTCAAAGGCTGATAGAGGCCCACGCCGTTGAAAGGCACCAAAATGACATTGCATTTACGAAGTCGTTCCGAAAATTCGTAGCGCGGCAACGCGGCAAGATAACCAAGGAACAGACGCTTGAAGATTGGCGGCTCATCCTAGGCGCTTACGACTACAGGCTGGTGAACTTGACAGCTGACGAGGCAGGGGCCACCATGGTCCTCCTGGAATTTTTTGCGGATAACGCAAAGACAGCCATTCCAGACGGCCGCTAGTCCATTCATGCACGCACAGATTTTGGGTGCAGCATATGATGCATATCTGTCATGCGTGCGCGTGTACAAAGGACGGCACATAACTAGGCAAATCGCGCAGGACAAGATTCCGCCCAATGGGCTGAAAGGCGCCAAGCCGGTGACTGCAAAAGAAGCGACTGCGTCAGGATTTATCTAACCAATTTATACGCCCGATGCGCACCGCGCGCACGTACACGCAATGGCTGCTGCTACTACCCTTGCCGCGATAACTGCGCACCTTTCTGCCGCAAGATGCAGGAAATTTCTTGCCGGCGACGGTATAACCTCGCCCGACTTTGTGCTCCTGCCGCTTTCAGGTGTGCTCGAAGGCGTGTCCATCGACGCAAGGGCCGCAAGAAAAAGCCTGCCGGCGCTCGGCGAGACGTTTAACATCGCCAAGAACCTCGATGAGTACCAGAGCAGGATATGCACGCTCGTCCCGTCGCTTGCAGACAAGAACCCTGCCAAGATGCAGCTGCAGAAATACAGGATAGGCATCATTGCAGCCTTTGCAAGGCTTGCCCCACTCGTCAGGGCAGGCGGCGTCGCAGAGTGGAACAGGCACGCAAGGCTTCTCCTTGAAGAGGCGTCAAACGCCTATGTCGCCGCGTCGACACCAGGGCAAAAGCAGTACGCGGCAAGCATGGTAGAGGCGTTTTCCTTCTTTGGCGTGCCAGAGGAGCAGGTCGACGCCGCGCTAGCCCGGATGTATGGCAGTGCCGGCTCGCACGGCCAGCTGTCTTCTTTTCAGGACAACTGACCAGCCAACCAACCAATCAATCAGTTTCCCACACAGATGCCTGCGGGAAAGGCTTTAAAGAGCAAGAGATACTCAAGAAAGTAGTAGTGTCTGCCGGAGAGATCCAATTTGTGTATTCTGCAAAGGAAATGCCCAAGTTTGCGACCGAGCCCCATCTGGTGTGCGGCTTTCCAGGTTCGGGCTATGTCGGCAAGCTGGCAATAGACCACCTCATACAGGAGCTCCACGCAGAGCATCTTGTCGACATCTATTCAAGCTCTTTTCCGCCGCAGGTGATGATACGCACCGACGGCACGGCAGACCTCATGAAAAACAGCATATTTTCATGGCAGGACAAAGAGACGAGCCTGCTCCTTCTCACGGGCGACTCGCAGCCGTCAAACCCCGATTCGGAATACGCGCTTGCAGAGCAGATACTTGACTTTGGCGCGCGGCTTGGCGCAAAGCAGGTGTTCACGCTTGCGGCGTACATAACAGGCGTCTTTGTGGACAAGCCCCGCGTCTTTGGCACTGCCACCGACGCTTCCATTGTCGGCGATTTTGCGTCGCA
The sequence above is drawn from the Nitrososphaera viennensis EN76 genome and encodes:
- a CDS encoding proteasome assembly chaperone family protein, with the translated sequence MSAGEIQFVYSAKEMPKFATEPHLVCGFPGSGYVGKLAIDHLIQELHAEHLVDIYSSSFPPQVMIRTDGTADLMKNSIFSWQDKETSLLLLTGDSQPSNPDSEYALAEQILDFGARLGAKQVFTLAAYITGVFVDKPRVFGTATDASIVGDFASHGVSLMDSGSINGMNGLVIGIAKLRGIKGTCLLGETSGYVVDAKASKAVLEALLSIINVNVDMSNLEKRAKDTEMLIQTIEQQMSGRGGLTQEGQQQPQKPRNTGYIS
- a CDS encoding site-specific integrase — its product is MDSDSIYNYTAKILSIKRRLEQFDDDDDDATGNGKVASEFLDALGDHGLSKGRVVYYAARLPIIMQWFANRSMMLKNATKDDCKDCVRSIISDKYAGKTNRAFAEALKRLVHFAKAGEIGEKKDGRDYVSEVSWIRPETYVKNGRKREIRPGDLLTGEEIEALLDAIPKISRFPGRDRAMVMCLYEGAFRPGELLNMTVGGVLFKDKVAVVTTVGKTGEKTVPLLLSYRLLLDWIEQHPFKDNLDAPLWWSFATDKVIGYGYLRKVVKKAASEAGIKKKVWNYLLRHTKLTDVARKHPDQILKRFGNWKKGTEMMDVYIHLSESDLEEAVLKEHGLLPEGGKKNGLVLKTCPRCGEQNAGAKRCTKCGYIIDEKLAIKIAHREQSTLEGLTRTVKEHEHVQKKIFRMLEELTGTTKAVSSPA
- a CDS encoding DUF1059 domain-containing protein, which codes for MEMKCRDVGFNCDFVVRGDSEQEIMQQAAAHAQRDHGMRPEDITEELKGKIRANIH